One part of the Phragmites australis chromosome 3, lpPhrAust1.1, whole genome shotgun sequence genome encodes these proteins:
- the LOC133913090 gene encoding alkaline ceramidase-like → MADSMVASFWGPVTSTTELCEENYAHSSYIAEFYNTISNVPCVLLAVVGLVNAFRQRFEKRFSVLHISNMILAIGSMIFHATLQHVLQQSDETPMVWEILLYMYVLYSPDWHYRSTMPTFLFLYGAAFAVVHFFARFQVVFKLHYIGLCLLCIPRMYKYYIQTKDMAAKRLAKLWVLTLSLGTLCWLVDRIFCKKLSHWYVNPQGHAWWHVLMGLNSYYANTFLMFCRAQQRGWEPRITHLFGFLPYVKVQKPKKGE, encoded by the exons ATGGCGGATTCAATGGTAGCAAGCTTCTGGGGGCCTGTTACATCAACAACTGAGTTATGCGAGGAGAATTACGCGCACTCATCATATATTGCAGAATTCTACAATACCATCTCCAATGTTCCATGTGTTCTTTTGGCGGTTGTTGGACTAGTGAATGCTTTCCGCCAGCGTTTCGAGAAACGGTTCAGTGTCCTGCACATATCCAATATGATACTTGCTATTGGGAGTATGATTTTCCATGCCACCTTGCAGCACGT CCTACAGCAGAGTGACGAGACTCCTATGGTGTGGGAGATCCTGCTGTATATGTATGTCCTTTATTCCCCAGATTGGCATTACAGGAGCACCATGCCTACTTTCCTTTTCCTATATGGTGCTGCCTTTGCTGTAGTCCATTTCTTTGCGCGGTTCCAAGTAGTATTCAAGTTGCATTACATTGGTCTCTGCCTCCTCTGCATCCCTCGGATGTACAAGTACTACATACAGACGAAGGACATGGCTGCGAAGCGGCTTGCGAAGCTCTGGGTTCTTACATTAAGCCTGGGGACTCTCTGTTGGCTAGTTGATCGCATCTTCTGTAAGAAACTTTCACATTGGTACGTCAACCCACAGGGACACGCATGGTGGCATGTGCTTATGGGCTTGAACTCGTACTATGCGAACACATTCCTAATGTTTTGTCGGGCTCAGCAACGTGGGTGGGAGCCGAGAATTACCcacctttttggcttcttgccTTATGTCAAGGTTCAGAAACCCAAAAAAGGGGAATGA
- the LOC133911210 gene encoding oleosin Zm-II-like: MADRDVRGAVHGTHGGGLGQGGVRPVGEQVKGMLHDKGPSASQALAVATLFPLGGLLLVLSGLALAGSVVGLTVATPVFLLFSPVLVPAALLIGMAVTGFLTSGALGLGGLSSLTVLANTARQAFQRTPDYVEEARRRMAEAAAHAGHKTAQAGYAIQSRAQEASAGGGGGGGAAGGASGRASS; the protein is encoded by the coding sequence ATGGCGGATCGCGACGTCCGCGGCGCCGTTCACGGCACCCACGGCGGAGGCCTCGGCCAAGGCGGCGTCCGCCCGGTGGGCGAGCAGGTGAAGGGCATGCTCCACGACAAGGGCCCCTCGGCGTCGCAAGCCCTGGCGGTAGCGACGCTGTTCCCGCTGGGCgggctgctgctggtgctgtCGGGGCTGGCACTGGCGGGCTCCGTGGTGGGGCTCACCGTGGCCACACCGGTGTTCCTGCTCTTCAGCCCGGTCCTGGTCCCCGCCGCGCTGCTCATCGGGATGGCCGTGACGGGGTTCCTCACGTCGGGCGCGCTGGGTCTGGGCGGCCTCTCCTCGCTCACGGTCCTCGCCAACACGGCGCGGCAGGCGTTCCAGCGCACGCCCGACTACGTGGAGGAGGCTCGCCGGCGGATGGCGGAGGCCGCGGCGCACGCGGGCCACAAGACGGCGCAGGCCGGGTACGCCATCCAGAGCAGGGCGCAGGAGGCTagcgcgggaggcggcggcggcggcggtgccgccGGAGGGGCCTCCGGGAGGGCGTCTTCGTAA